Proteins co-encoded in one Granulicella cerasi genomic window:
- the bcp gene encoding thioredoxin-dependent thiol peroxidase yields the protein MNVGDVVEDFTLPDQDGVPTSLSQFRGKPVVLFFYPRADTPGCTIEACGFRDHFAKLQAEGVVVLGISRDTVKAQKKFQQKYELPYTLLADAEQEIVNRFGLVKPKMMYGKQVTGVARTTYVISPEGTLVHVFENVKPEGHAEEVLALLKK from the coding sequence ATGAACGTTGGAGATGTAGTCGAAGATTTCACGTTGCCGGATCAGGACGGTGTACCGACCTCACTGTCGCAGTTTCGCGGCAAGCCCGTGGTGCTGTTCTTTTACCCGCGCGCGGACACGCCGGGCTGCACGATCGAGGCTTGCGGTTTCCGCGACCACTTTGCGAAGCTGCAGGCTGAGGGCGTCGTCGTGCTCGGCATCTCGCGCGATACCGTGAAGGCGCAGAAGAAGTTCCAGCAGAAGTATGAGCTGCCCTACACGCTGTTGGCCGACGCCGAGCAGGAGATTGTGAACCGCTTCGGGCTGGTGAAGCCGAAGATGATGTACGGCAAGCAGGTTACGGGAGTAGCCCGTACCACCTACGTAATCAGCCCGGAGGGTACTCTCGTTCACGTGTTTGAAAACGTGAAGCCGGAAGGCCACGCCGAAGAGGTGTTGGCGCTGTTGAAGAAGTAG
- the polA gene encoding DNA polymerase I — MPENNQKPPIYLLDTMAFIFRAYHAMQRSRPMSTRTGIPTAATYVFVNMINKLRADFKPEYMAAVYDVGKPVHRHELADQMKAVKKFNIKTQQFEEVEYGGYKANRAETPPDLIQQQPYIRRALEAFRIPIVYYEGFEADDVIGTLSCQYAAMGHQVYVVSSDKDMMQLVNEHVSILNPMKDNLILDSDGVEKALGVRPERVIDVMALRGDAIDNVPGAPGIGDKGSVDLIQQFGTVEAAMDAAVNDPDSVKRKTYRESLANNRENILLSKELVTIHTSVPIELALDAMKTQPVDANACRQLFSELEFTTLLKDLAPDVEAVVTKYEVPADAATLQTMVEAAREAGGLSIALAETAQSVSEEVQAEGDEVVEAEPEAPATMDLFAVEEPAPVAEEVVKDVACKLGLAATDALAIEVPLELARAVLEDESLPKRVHDLKAVLRALEPHGVTLRGHVTDVMLESYLLNPTHGSHTLVDIAARSTSRALTHQPAKDNPSDPLRLAEAASAVSKLALVLGKQMQEGVVEHVIAEDKPELGGAMTLEMLQASSSDSVKLSEASTLTEVYEQIDRPLVPVLLRMEQVGVRVDLGVLGEMGTRLGVTIDDLAERIYASSGHRFNINSPKQLGDVLFNKMDLPKPMKYGKGKVVSTAQDILEDLAQHHEVPSLVLEHRQLQKLKSTYLDQLPLLADADARIHTTFNQVGTATGRLSSTNPNLQNIPIRTAVGREIRAAFVAAPGNVLLAVDYSQIELRLMAHFSQDPLLLDAYKTGKDIHTLTAAEVFEVDPETMDKETRARAKAVNFGIVYGISPFGLAAQLGIDQKIAREYIAKYFERYQGVAAFIERTLEEVRRTQAVKTAFGRVRPIPDIQSRNPNQRGFAERTAVNTPLQGTAADLIKVAMIRIDAELTKRKLAARMTLQVHDELLFDVPEHEVDEVSALVKDLMESAGEFSVPIVAEVGRGANWRDAK, encoded by the coding sequence ATGCCTGAAAACAATCAAAAACCGCCGATTTATCTGCTCGACACGATGGCGTTCATCTTCCGCGCGTACCACGCGATGCAGCGTTCGCGCCCGATGTCGACGCGCACTGGCATTCCCACGGCGGCGACGTATGTCTTCGTGAACATGATCAACAAGCTGCGTGCGGACTTTAAGCCGGAGTACATGGCCGCCGTGTATGACGTGGGTAAGCCGGTGCATCGTCATGAACTCGCCGACCAGATGAAGGCGGTGAAGAAGTTCAACATCAAGACGCAGCAGTTTGAAGAGGTGGAGTACGGCGGCTATAAGGCGAACCGCGCGGAGACTCCGCCGGACCTCATTCAGCAGCAGCCCTACATTCGGCGCGCGCTGGAGGCGTTCCGTATTCCCATCGTGTACTACGAGGGCTTCGAAGCTGACGATGTTATCGGCACGCTCTCGTGCCAGTACGCGGCGATGGGACACCAGGTGTACGTTGTGTCTTCGGACAAGGACATGATGCAGCTCGTGAATGAGCATGTATCGATTCTGAATCCGATGAAGGACAACCTGATCCTGGACTCCGATGGCGTGGAGAAGGCGCTGGGCGTGCGTCCGGAGCGCGTGATCGATGTGATGGCGCTGCGTGGCGATGCGATCGACAACGTGCCGGGCGCGCCGGGTATCGGCGACAAGGGGTCGGTCGATCTGATTCAGCAGTTCGGCACGGTGGAAGCCGCAATGGATGCGGCGGTGAACGATCCTGACTCGGTGAAGCGCAAGACGTATCGTGAGTCGCTGGCGAATAATCGCGAGAACATTCTGTTGTCGAAGGAGCTCGTCACGATTCACACCTCCGTGCCGATTGAGTTGGCACTCGATGCGATGAAGACGCAGCCGGTCGATGCGAATGCGTGTCGCCAGTTGTTCTCGGAGCTGGAGTTCACCACACTGCTGAAGGACCTCGCGCCGGATGTCGAGGCGGTTGTGACGAAGTATGAAGTTCCTGCCGACGCTGCGACGTTGCAGACAATGGTTGAGGCTGCGCGTGAGGCGGGCGGCCTTTCGATCGCGCTTGCCGAGACCGCGCAAAGCGTGAGCGAAGAGGTGCAGGCCGAAGGCGATGAGGTCGTTGAAGCTGAGCCTGAAGCGCCTGCGACGATGGACTTGTTTGCCGTGGAAGAGCCGGCGCCTGTCGCCGAAGAAGTGGTGAAGGACGTTGCCTGCAAGCTCGGGCTGGCGGCAACGGATGCGCTGGCGATCGAAGTACCACTGGAGCTTGCGCGTGCAGTGCTCGAGGATGAGTCGCTGCCAAAGCGCGTGCATGATTTGAAGGCTGTGCTGCGCGCGTTGGAGCCGCATGGCGTTACGCTGCGCGGGCACGTGACGGACGTGATGCTCGAGAGCTATCTGCTCAACCCGACGCATGGGTCGCACACGCTGGTGGACATCGCTGCGCGCTCGACGAGCCGCGCGCTGACGCATCAGCCTGCGAAGGACAACCCGAGTGATCCGTTGCGTCTTGCGGAGGCCGCGAGCGCGGTATCGAAACTGGCGTTGGTGCTGGGCAAGCAGATGCAGGAGGGCGTTGTCGAGCATGTGATCGCCGAGGACAAGCCTGAGCTTGGCGGTGCGATGACGCTTGAGATGTTGCAGGCCTCGAGCAGCGACTCTGTAAAGCTTTCAGAAGCGTCGACGCTGACAGAGGTGTACGAGCAGATCGATCGTCCACTCGTGCCTGTGCTGCTGCGCATGGAGCAGGTGGGCGTGCGTGTTGATCTCGGCGTGCTGGGCGAAATGGGCACGCGGCTTGGCGTCACGATCGATGATCTTGCCGAGCGCATCTATGCGAGCTCAGGGCATCGCTTCAACATCAACTCGCCGAAGCAGCTGGGCGATGTGCTCTTCAACAAGATGGACCTGCCGAAGCCGATGAAGTACGGCAAGGGCAAGGTCGTTTCGACGGCGCAGGACATCCTCGAAGACCTCGCGCAACATCATGAAGTGCCGTCGCTCGTGTTGGAACATCGCCAGTTGCAGAAGCTGAAGTCGACGTACCTCGACCAGCTGCCGTTGCTGGCGGACGCCGATGCCCGCATTCATACGACCTTCAACCAGGTGGGCACGGCGACGGGCCGCTTGAGTTCAACGAACCCGAACCTGCAGAATATTCCGATTCGCACGGCGGTGGGGCGTGAGATTCGCGCAGCGTTTGTGGCTGCGCCAGGTAATGTGTTGCTTGCGGTGGACTACTCGCAGATCGAGCTGCGCCTGATGGCGCACTTTTCGCAGGACCCGCTGCTGCTGGACGCGTACAAGACCGGCAAGGACATTCACACGCTCACGGCTGCGGAGGTCTTCGAGGTCGACCCCGAGACGATGGACAAGGAGACGCGTGCGCGAGCCAAAGCCGTGAACTTCGGCATCGTGTACGGCATCTCGCCGTTCGGCCTGGCGGCGCAGTTGGGCATCGATCAGAAGATTGCGCGCGAGTACATCGCGAAGTACTTCGAGCGTTATCAGGGTGTGGCTGCGTTCATCGAGCGCACACTTGAAGAAGTGCGCCGCACGCAGGCGGTGAAGACGGCGTTCGGACGTGTCAGACCGATCCCGGATATTCAATCGCGCAATCCGAACCAGCGTGGCTTTGCGGAGCGCACAGCGGTGAACACGCCGCTGCAGGGAACCGCTGCGGACCTCATCAAGGTAGCGATGATTCGCATCGATGCCGAGCTGACGAAGCGCAAACTCGCCGCGCGCATGACGCTGCAGGTGCATGACGAACTGCTCTTCGACGTGCCGGAGCATGAGGTCGATGAGGTCTCAGCGCTGGTGAAGGATCTGATGGAGTCGGCGGGTGAGTTCAGTGTGCCGATCGTGGCGGAAGTAGGACGCGGCGCAAATTGGCGTGACGCGAAGTAG
- a CDS encoding lysophospholipid acyltransferase family protein, with translation MRTYSTKQRWMLALVPPLVAAFVRLLGMTWRVRDVNAPQTPVGHTIGGPSVFAFWHCSLLACAYRFRGQGIAILISQSFDGELIARVVEQLGFVAVRGSSSRGGVGGLKAMADAYAEGRICAFTADGPKGPARVAKAGPVQLAKLTSAPWIGCFHAQPDRAWSMRSWDRFMVPKPFARITFSWPQHLSVTESASAEELLQQVQRRMDDAVAMTEVGR, from the coding sequence GTGCGTACGTACTCGACCAAGCAGCGATGGATGTTGGCCCTGGTGCCTCCACTCGTCGCTGCTTTTGTGCGTCTGCTCGGCATGACGTGGCGCGTGCGCGATGTGAACGCGCCGCAGACGCCAGTGGGCCACACGATCGGCGGGCCGAGCGTCTTTGCGTTCTGGCACTGCTCGTTGCTCGCGTGCGCGTACCGCTTTCGAGGGCAGGGGATTGCGATCCTGATTTCGCAGTCGTTCGACGGTGAGTTGATCGCGCGTGTCGTCGAGCAGCTTGGCTTTGTCGCCGTGCGCGGATCGAGTTCGCGTGGCGGCGTAGGCGGTCTGAAAGCGATGGCCGATGCGTACGCGGAAGGTCGCATCTGTGCCTTCACTGCGGACGGCCCCAAAGGCCCCGCACGCGTCGCGAAAGCCGGGCCGGTGCAGCTCGCGAAGCTGACGAGCGCGCCGTGGATCGGTTGCTTTCACGCGCAGCCTGACCGTGCTTGGTCGATGCGTTCGTGGGACCGCTTCATGGTGCCCAAGCCGTTCGCGCGCATTACGTTTTCGTGGCCGCAGCACCTCAGCGTAACGGAAAGCGCGAGCGCGGAAGAGTTGTTGCAGCAAGTGCAACGGCGCATGGACGATGCAGTAGCGATGACGGAGGTGGGCCGATGA
- a CDS encoding beta strand repeat-containing protein: MSYKGNYFSRLKNWARGAMGALALVTSAIAAPVVHAQGLQPGGPIDFGTVAVGATSNTYTITFSATSTTTISSVSAVAEGVAQKDFNVVSQTCTGTINPPQTCTVAISFSPVAAGLRRGAVALTDSSGSVVNRVFLHGIGTGSQVTVSPALSTALSIAASISPSAFYSSGVVTDAAGSLYFSDSQYQRILRRTTDGTVTVLTLLNATTTTQMAIDGAGTLYITAGATVYSLVPGNNPAVFATGGNTLSAASGIAVDAQGYVYIADSTQNKILRVATDGTSSYLSLSGITLSAPSGLAIDANNTLYIADTGNNRVVSVGVYTGTTAVVTTSVTAPHGVAVDAGSNVLVADTGNNRLWMVPSNGTAYALGLSGTSPAQLLQLALALDGTLYAANDGSGILSIERDAGAVNFPTSTRVNNPDNTDNPRTAVLQNSGNVALTLTVPSGGNNWSISNGAFSTDASSTCPVQNAASSAYTLAVGAPCTYAVDFTPSQTGTNSGTGTITVGSSTSTTTTYNVSVALTGTGNTTATKLLVSALPDTIQPGTSTSVTVSAVDDNGNVDQSFIGTVTLSTGDSAATFAPKTYTFTAADAGTHIFTNGVTYNTVGLYTIVGTTGALTGTSNPIRVVWADGFYISATPTSIASGDYVTYMVVPTFRGVAAPKYTGAVTFTSTDSAAKFATTGYTFTAADAGTHTFSGTAGVQLITIGTWTISASDGYGGGTSNNVVVGTPTASAFKIVATPTTINSGDSVSYTVTAVGSSGVTATGFTGTVVFTSSDSAAKFGATSYTFTAADAGVHTFTSGVQLYTAGTQTITGTNGSVTGTSNGVLVNPPAATSFTIVATPTTITSGDSVSYTVTAVGASGASGATATGFTGTVVFTSSDSAAKFGTTSYTFTTADAGVHTFAAGAQLYTTGTQTITGTSGTLTGTSNGVLVNPPTAAAFKIVATPTTIASGDSVSYTVTAVSSTGATATGYTGTVVFTSSDSAAKFGATSYTFTTADAGVHTFTAAVQLYTTGTQTITGTSGTLTGTSNGILVNPPTAASFKIVATPTAITSGDSVSYTVTALGSSGATATGFTGTVAFTSSDSAAKFGVTSYTFTTADAGAHTFTSAVQLYTTGTQTITATSGTLTGTSNGVVVNPPTATAFKIVATPASVNSGDAVSFTITAVSSSGATATGYTGTVALTSSDSAVKFLAGTTYTFTTADAGVHTFTGSAAAQLYTTGTQTISATSGTLTGTSNGVVVNPPTATAFTIVATPTSIASGGAVSFTITAVGSTGTTATGFTGTVALASSDSAVKFLGGTTYVFTAADAGTHTFTGGAAANLYTTGTQTITATSGTLTGTSNGVVVNPPTATAFTIVATPTSITSGGAVSFTITATGANGATATGYTGTIALTSSDSAAKFLGGSSYTFTTADAGVHTFTGSAAADLYTTGTQTITATSGTLTGTSNGVVVNAAPATAFKVTATPTTIDAGQSVSYTISAMNASGSVATGYTGTVVCSSSDAAAKFGVTSYTFTSADNGVHTFTAGATLNTAGTQTITATSGTMVGTSNTVTVNAVATGFTIVATPATIKAGGTVSFTITATGANGATAAGYTGTVAFTSSDTTAKFYGGNSYTFTTADAGVHTFVAPSTGVQLSTLGTQTITATSGTLAGTSNGVLVTSAQTTSTTTMTSSANPTLIGNAVTLTAVVSNAGSGTAVPTGTVIFTDGGATVGSAALSNGTATLSNVLFSTIGTHNLVATYQGDGNYTGSASAQYPELVEDFALNIASGGSSSYSITGGSTATYKLLASPLGGSTFAGAITFTTSGAPTGAKVVTTPASMAAGDAETAFTVAITPPAVKAMAAPSAPRPMSQRLAPLSVAIFGLPLLAFKRRRRMAKLLMLAIFALPLTALTGCLNSTSDGYYGSAPQTYQVVVTGTSGTLTRSVTLTLTVQ; this comes from the coding sequence GTGAGTTACAAGGGCAATTACTTCAGCAGGCTGAAGAACTGGGCGCGTGGCGCGATGGGCGCGCTGGCGCTGGTCACGTCGGCGATCGCCGCCCCTGTAGTGCATGCGCAGGGCCTGCAGCCTGGTGGCCCTATCGACTTCGGCACGGTGGCGGTCGGCGCGACCAGCAACACCTATACGATCACCTTTTCGGCGACGAGCACGACGACGATCAGCAGCGTGAGCGCGGTCGCGGAAGGCGTTGCGCAGAAAGACTTCAATGTCGTCTCGCAGACGTGCACGGGTACGATCAATCCTCCGCAGACTTGCACGGTGGCGATTTCGTTTTCGCCGGTAGCGGCGGGGCTGCGCCGCGGCGCGGTCGCGCTCACGGACTCCTCGGGAAGCGTCGTCAATCGCGTCTTTCTGCACGGCATCGGCACTGGATCACAGGTCACAGTCTCGCCGGCGTTGTCTACGGCACTCAGCATCGCTGCGTCGATTTCGCCGAGCGCCTTCTATAGCAGCGGTGTGGTGACGGACGCTGCAGGTTCGCTGTACTTCAGCGATTCGCAGTATCAGCGCATTCTGCGCCGCACCACCGACGGCACGGTGACCGTGCTCACGCTGTTGAACGCCACGACCACGACGCAGATGGCGATCGATGGCGCGGGCACGCTGTACATTACGGCCGGTGCGACGGTGTACTCGCTGGTGCCGGGGAACAATCCTGCGGTCTTTGCGACCGGTGGAAATACGCTGAGCGCAGCGTCGGGCATCGCCGTGGATGCGCAGGGCTACGTCTACATCGCGGACTCGACGCAGAACAAAATCCTGCGCGTGGCGACCGATGGCACGAGCTCGTATCTATCGCTGAGCGGCATCACGCTTTCCGCTCCTTCGGGGCTTGCGATCGACGCGAACAACACGCTGTACATCGCGGACACGGGAAACAACCGCGTGGTGTCGGTAGGTGTTTATACGGGCACGACCGCAGTCGTGACCACGTCGGTTACGGCACCGCATGGCGTCGCCGTAGACGCGGGTAGCAACGTCCTCGTTGCGGACACGGGCAACAATCGCTTGTGGATGGTGCCTTCGAACGGCACGGCTTATGCGTTGGGTTTGAGCGGCACATCGCCTGCGCAGCTGTTGCAGCTGGCGCTTGCATTGGATGGCACGCTCTATGCGGCCAATGATGGCAGCGGTATTCTTTCGATCGAACGCGATGCAGGTGCGGTGAATTTCCCGACATCCACGCGCGTCAACAACCCTGACAACACGGACAATCCGCGCACCGCGGTGCTGCAGAACTCGGGCAACGTGGCGCTGACGCTGACGGTGCCTTCCGGCGGCAACAACTGGTCGATCTCGAACGGAGCTTTCTCCACGGACGCCAGCAGCACTTGCCCGGTGCAGAACGCGGCGAGCTCGGCTTACACGCTGGCCGTGGGTGCGCCTTGCACCTACGCGGTGGACTTCACGCCCTCGCAGACTGGTACGAACAGCGGTACCGGCACGATCACGGTCGGTAGCTCGACGTCGACCACGACAACGTACAACGTCTCTGTAGCTTTGACCGGCACGGGTAACACGACGGCCACGAAGCTGCTGGTGTCAGCTTTGCCGGACACGATCCAGCCTGGCACTTCGACCAGCGTGACTGTCTCTGCGGTGGACGATAACGGCAACGTCGATCAGAGCTTCATCGGCACGGTGACGCTTTCGACCGGCGACAGCGCGGCGACCTTTGCACCGAAGACGTACACCTTCACGGCCGCGGATGCGGGCACACACATCTTTACAAACGGCGTGACCTACAACACGGTGGGGCTGTACACCATCGTCGGCACAACTGGCGCGCTGACGGGCACGAGCAATCCGATTCGCGTCGTGTGGGCCGATGGCTTCTACATCTCTGCCACGCCAACCTCCATCGCCAGCGGTGACTACGTCACCTATATGGTGGTGCCGACCTTTAGGGGCGTAGCAGCGCCGAAATACACCGGCGCGGTCACCTTCACTTCGACGGACAGCGCGGCGAAGTTCGCAACGACCGGCTACACCTTCACCGCGGCGGATGCAGGAACGCATACCTTCAGCGGCACTGCAGGCGTACAGCTCATCACGATCGGTACGTGGACGATCTCCGCCTCGGACGGCTATGGAGGCGGCACGAGCAACAACGTTGTCGTCGGTACTCCCACGGCATCAGCCTTCAAGATCGTAGCGACGCCGACGACGATCAACTCCGGCGACTCGGTGAGCTACACCGTCACGGCGGTGGGATCGTCGGGCGTCACGGCAACGGGCTTCACGGGAACGGTGGTCTTCACGTCTAGCGATAGCGCAGCGAAGTTCGGCGCAACGAGCTATACCTTCACCGCAGCCGATGCGGGCGTGCATACCTTCACTTCGGGTGTGCAGCTTTACACCGCAGGCACGCAGACGATCACAGGTACCAACGGATCGGTGACGGGAACGAGCAACGGTGTTCTCGTCAATCCGCCGGCAGCGACCTCCTTCACTATTGTGGCGACGCCGACGACGATCACCTCGGGTGATTCGGTGAGCTATACGGTGACGGCGGTGGGCGCATCGGGCGCATCGGGCGCGACGGCGACGGGCTTTACGGGCACGGTGGTCTTCACGTCGAGCGATAGTGCCGCCAAGTTCGGCACGACGAGCTACACCTTTACAACCGCAGATGCAGGCGTCCATACCTTCGCCGCGGGCGCACAGCTTTACACGACCGGCACGCAGACGATCACAGGGACGAGCGGAACACTGACGGGCACAAGCAACGGCGTGCTGGTGAATCCGCCGACTGCAGCCGCGTTCAAGATTGTGGCGACGCCGACGACGATCGCCTCGGGTGATTCGGTGAGCTATACGGTCACCGCCGTCAGCAGCACCGGCGCGACCGCCACGGGCTACACCGGCACGGTAGTCTTCACGTCGAGCGACAGCGCCGCGAAATTCGGCGCAACGAGCTACACGTTTACGACCGCCGACGCAGGCGTCCACACCTTCACCGCTGCGGTGCAGCTTTACACGACCGGCACGCAGACGATCACGGGCACGAGCGGCACGTTGACGGGCACGAGCAACGGCATTCTCGTGAACCCGCCGACCGCAGCTTCGTTCAAGATTGTGGCGACGCCGACGGCAATCACCTCGGGCGATTCGGTGAGCTACACCGTTACCGCGCTTGGATCTTCGGGCGCGACGGCCACGGGCTTCACCGGTACGGTGGCCTTTACGTCGAGCGACAGCGCCGCGAAGTTCGGTGTGACGAGCTATACGTTCACCACGGCGGATGCGGGTGCGCACACGTTCACCTCTGCGGTGCAGCTTTACACGACGGGCACGCAGACGATCACAGCCACGAGCGGCACGCTCACCGGCACCAGCAACGGTGTGGTGGTGAACCCGCCGACGGCGACTGCGTTCAAGATTGTCGCAACGCCTGCCAGCGTGAACTCTGGCGATGCTGTCAGCTTCACGATCACGGCAGTGAGTTCCTCGGGCGCAACGGCGACGGGCTATACCGGCACGGTCGCGCTGACCTCCAGCGATAGCGCTGTGAAGTTCCTCGCCGGCACGACGTATACCTTCACGACCGCTGACGCCGGCGTGCACACCTTCACCGGCAGTGCAGCGGCGCAGCTCTACACGACGGGCACGCAAACGATCTCGGCCACGAGCGGCACGCTCACCGGCACGAGCAACGGTGTCGTAGTGAACCCGCCGACGGCTACTGCGTTCACCATCGTGGCCACACCGACGAGCATTGCTTCGGGCGGCGCGGTCAGCTTCACGATTACTGCAGTGGGTTCGACCGGCACGACGGCGACGGGCTTCACCGGTACGGTGGCGCTGGCTTCGAGCGATAGCGCTGTGAAGTTCCTGGGCGGCACGACGTATGTCTTCACGGCCGCTGACGCAGGCACGCACACCTTCACCGGTGGCGCTGCTGCGAACCTCTACACCACTGGCACACAGACGATCACCGCGACGAGCGGCACGCTCACCGGCACGAGCAACGGTGTCGTCGTGAACCCGCCGACGGCTACCGCGTTCACGATCGTGGCCACGCCGACGAGCATCACCTCGGGTGGTGCGGTCAGCTTCACCATCACGGCAACGGGTGCGAACGGCGCGACGGCGACGGGCTACACGGGCACGATCGCGTTGACCTCGAGCGATAGCGCGGCGAAATTCCTCGGCGGTTCCAGCTACACGTTCACCACCGCCGATGCTGGCGTGCACACCTTCACCGGCAGCGCAGCGGCGGACCTCTACACGACTGGTACGCAGACGATCACGGCCACGAGCGGCACACTCACCGGCACCAGCAACGGCGTCGTGGTGAACGCTGCGCCCGCAACGGCATTCAAGGTGACGGCGACGCCGACGACCATCGATGCGGGCCAAAGCGTGAGCTACACGATCTCCGCGATGAACGCTTCGGGCAGCGTGGCGACGGGCTACACGGGCACTGTGGTCTGCAGCTCAAGCGATGCTGCGGCGAAGTTCGGTGTCACGAGCTACACCTTCACCTCGGCTGACAACGGTGTGCACACGTTCACCGCAGGCGCCACGTTGAACACCGCGGGCACGCAGACCATCACCGCCACCAGCGGTACGATGGTCGGCACCAGCAACACGGTCACGGTAAACGCGGTGGCGACGGGCTTCACCATCGTGGCGACGCCTGCGACGATCAAGGCTGGCGGCACGGTGAGCTTCACCATCACGGCGACGGGCGCGAACGGCGCTACGGCTGCGGGGTACACCGGCACCGTAGCCTTCACCTCCAGCGATACCACGGCGAAGTTCTACGGTGGCAACAGCTACACCTTCACGACAGCCGATGCTGGCGTGCATACCTTCGTCGCTCCGTCGACGGGCGTGCAGTTGAGCACGCTCGGCACGCAAACGATCACCGCTACTAGCGGCACGCTTGCAGGCACGAGCAACGGCGTCCTGGTCACCTCGGCACAGACGACCTCTACGACTACGATGACCAGCTCTGCGAACCCGACGCTGATCGGCAACGCAGTGACGCTGACCGCAGTTGTCTCTAACGCGGGTTCAGGCACGGCTGTGCCGACGGGGACGGTGATCTTCACCGACGGCGGCGCAACGGTGGGCTCTGCGGCGCTGAGCAACGGTACGGCAACGCTGTCGAACGTGCTCTTCAGCACCATCGGCACGCACAACCTCGTCGCTACCTACCAGGGCGATGGCAACTACACGGGTTCAGCCTCGGCGCAGTATCCCGAGCTTGTAGAAGACTTCGCGCTCAATATTGCGAGCGGTGGCTCATCGTCGTATTCGATCACCGGTGGCAGCACCGCGACGTACAAGCTGCTGGCTTCGCCGCTGGGCGGCTCGACCTTCGCGGGAGCGATCACGTTCACAACGAGCGGCGCTCCGACCGGCGCAAAGGTCGTCACCACGCCAGCTTCGATGGCCGCTGGCGATGCAGAGACTGCGTTCACGGTGGCGATCACGCCGCCGGCTGTGAAGGCCATGGCCGCTCCGTCTGCCCCGCGCCCGATGTCGCAGCGACTCGCTCCACTTTCGGTGGCGATCTTCGGCCTGCCGCTGCTCGCGTTCAAGCGTCGTCGCCGCATGGCGAAGCTGCTCATGCTTGCGATCTTCGCTCTTCCTCTCACGGCGTTGACCGGCTGCTTGAACTCCACGAGCGACGGTTATTACGGTTCTGCACCCCAGACGTACCAAGTTGTAGTCACCGGAACCTCCGGAACGCTCACTCGCTCGGTTACGCTTACGTTGACGGTCCAATAA
- the queA gene encoding tRNA preQ1(34) S-adenosylmethionine ribosyltransferase-isomerase QueA encodes MLVRDFDFELPESSIAQRPPEVRGSSRMLFLPRVEGAWQDRMFCDLPEMLQPGDLLVMNNSRVIPARLFATREGLRTQKSAQAPTGHVEVLLTAKLAGEGEWSALVKPAKKVPVGERLHFRDAQGESVLQAEVIGEGEFGERTLRFAANEDFYAALERIGHLPLPPYIHRDKSEPNTDEDRERYQTVVSNAATRGSAAAPTAGLHFTDEVLAALRARGVELATITLHVGLGTFQPVRVERVDEIRLHAEPYTISAETAAAIERARTEGRRIVAVGTTTTRTLEHVARVYEGRAIAPHSGETALFLSPGVEFKLVQGLLTNFHLPQSTLIMLVSAFAGRERVLAAYEHAVATDYRFFSYGDCMLLL; translated from the coding sequence ATGCTCGTGCGTGATTTTGATTTCGAGCTGCCCGAGTCGTCGATTGCGCAGCGTCCGCCAGAGGTGCGCGGATCGAGTCGCATGTTGTTTTTACCGCGCGTGGAAGGTGCATGGCAGGACCGCATGTTTTGTGACCTGCCAGAGATGCTGCAGCCAGGTGATCTGCTGGTGATGAACAACTCCCGTGTGATTCCTGCGCGATTGTTTGCGACACGCGAAGGCCTGCGTACACAGAAGAGCGCGCAGGCTCCGACGGGCCACGTTGAGGTGTTGCTCACTGCGAAGCTGGCTGGCGAGGGCGAGTGGAGCGCTCTGGTGAAGCCCGCGAAGAAAGTCCCCGTGGGCGAGCGTTTGCACTTCCGCGACGCGCAAGGCGAGAGCGTGCTGCAGGCAGAGGTGATTGGCGAAGGTGAGTTTGGTGAGCGCACGTTGCGCTTCGCGGCGAATGAAGATTTCTACGCAGCGCTCGAGCGCATCGGACATCTTCCGCTGCCACCGTACATTCATCGCGACAAATCAGAGCCGAACACGGATGAAGATCGTGAGCGCTATCAGACGGTGGTATCTAACGCTGCCACGCGTGGCTCCGCCGCCGCGCCCACAGCGGGTTTGCACTTCACCGACGAGGTGCTTGCTGCGTTGCGCGCGCGCGGCGTTGAGCTTGCGACGATCACGCTGCATGTGGGGCTGGGAACCTTTCAGCCGGTGCGCGTTGAGCGTGTTGACGAGATTCGCCTGCATGCCGAGCCGTACACGATCTCTGCGGAAACCGCCGCTGCGATCGAGCGTGCACGTACCGAAGGCCGCCGCATCGTGGCTGTGGGCACTACGACCACGCGCACGCTGGAGCATGTAGCGCGTGTCTATGAAGGCCGCGCGATCGCGCCGCATTCTGGCGAGACCGCGCTGTTTCTTTCACCCGGCGTCGAGTTCAAGCTGGTGCAGGGTCTGCTGACCAACTTTCATCTGCCGCAGTCCACGCTCATCATGCTGGTGAGCGCGTTCGCCGGGCGCGAACGTGTCTTGGCCGCGTATGAACACGCGGTAGCCACGGACTATCGCTTCTTCAGCTACGGCGATTGCATGTTGCTGCTCTAA